The Primulina eburnea isolate SZY01 chromosome 6, ASM2296580v1, whole genome shotgun sequence genome contains a region encoding:
- the LOC140834315 gene encoding nudix hydrolase 25-like, which translates to MEGLPPGYRPNVGVCLINDDNMVFVASRLNVPGAWQMPQGGIEEGEDPKSAAIRELKEETGVVSAEIIAEVPEWLTYDFPPAVKAKVNRLWGGEWHGQAQKWFLMRFGGDESEINLATGETDPEFSEWKWALPEEVVEQAVDYKRPTYEEVVKTFQPHLSAGRATKCYSTKW; encoded by the exons ATGGAGGGTCTGCCTCCGGGTTACCGCCCCAACGTCGGAGTCTGTCTCATCAATGATGATAATATG GTGTTCGTGGCTTCTAGATTGAATGTTCCGGGAGCATGGCAGATGCCTCAG GGTGGTATTGAAGAAGGTGAGGACCCAAAGTCTGCTGCAATTAGAGAATTAAAGGAAGAAACAGGAGTAGTATCTGCTGAAATAATAGCAGAG gTTCCAGAATGGTTGACATACGACTTCCCACCTGCTGTGAAAGCCAAAGTGAATCGTCTTTGGGGCGGAGAATGGCATGGGCAGGCTCAAAAATG GTTTCTTATGAGATTTGGAGGTGATGAGAGTGAGATTAACTTAGCAACTGGTGAAACCGACCCTGAATTCTCAGAATGGAAATGGGCTCTCCCTGAGGAAGTAGTCGAGCAG GCAGTAGATTACAAGAGACCAACATATGAGGAAGTCGTGAAAACCTTCCAGCCTCACCTCAGTGCAGGAAGAGCTACAAAATGCTATTCAACTAAGTGGTGA
- the LOC140834307 gene encoding uncharacterized protein gives MPSTDSSSFPDYNLKHPSDHGHLERLLQSASPFLREELETVDANLPRLISVLRAAGAGECWHKHGSFLHHLLGVYRILKLWGAPDSVCLCGLFHSAYSNSYVNLAIFPPSSVGRDTVRGHVGDAAERLIHLFCIVPRQEIIHDFLLFKYTDSELVEHLKLSEISLKKINEGEEVEEEECWRVKLQSLLPAQGINVKHIKTGEDVLVSRRVVAVFLLMTIADFSEQLFSFQDMLFENSDGRLEFTGNNTVLSLWPADGKPGLWMNSTSRMAAIYTLIVREEEMIKQMSGSKYESSPRDEDLELVIPPVFEGCTRILDASEQIVARDLYWEAICSDGKMELEKVEELLLGCVEKNPFVGEAHIVLGQVYLGMKRFEAAEAAAQRGLRLIVEWGSPWDKRMSWQGWIAWGRVLLMKAKENAWPDNPWGILNLGLVK, from the coding sequence ATGCCATCCACGGATTCTTCCTCTTTTCCCGATTATAATCTGAAACACCCGAGTGATCATGGCCATCTTGAGAGGTTACTGCAATCCGCCAGTCCATTCCTTCGGGAAGAGCTCGAAACAGTCGACGCCAACCTCCCTCGTCTGATATCGGTGTTGCGTGCCGCTGGAGCTGGCGAGTGCTGGCACAAGCACGGCAGCTTCCTCCACCACCTACTCGGCGTTTACCGCATACTCAAGCTGTGGGGCGCCCCTGATTCCGTCTGCCTTTGTGGTCTGTTCCATTCCGCCTACTCGAACTCGTACGTAAACCTTGCTATATTCCCCCCTTCCTCTGTAGGCAGAGACACCGTTCGGGGTCACGTTGGAGACGCCGCGGAGCGACTGATTCATCTTTTCTGCATTGTTCCCCGTCAGGAAATTATTCATGACTTTCTCCTCTTTAAATACACTGATTCGGAACTCGTCGAACACCTTAAACTGTCTGAGATCTCTCTCAAAAAGATTAACGAAGGAGAAGAAGTAGAGGAAGAAGAGTGCTGGAGGGTGAAACTGCAGTCCCTTTTGCCTGCACAAGGCATAAATGTGAAGCACATCAAGACAGGTGAAGATGTGTTGGTGTCCAGGAGAGTGGTTGCCGTATTTCTTCTGATGACAATAGCAGATTTCAGCGAACAATTGTTCAGTTTCCAGGATATGCTATTCGAAAATTCGGACGGCCGGCTCGAGTTCACTGGCAACAATACTGTCCTATCTTTGTGGCCAGCTGATGGGAAGCCTGGACTGTGGATGAATTCCACATCAAGAATGGCTGCAATTTACACCCTGATTGTCCGGGAAGAAGAAATGATCAAACAAATGAGTGGCTCTAAATATGAATCTTCACCTAGAGATGAGGACTTGGAACTTGTAATTCCACCAGTTTTTGAGGGCTGTACAAGGATTCTCGACGCAAGTGAGCAGATTGTTGCGAGAGATTTGTACTGGGAAGCCATCTGCAGTGATGGGAAAATGGAACTTGAGAAAGTGGAGGAGTTGCTGTTGGGATGCGTGGAGAAGAACCCTTTTGTAGGTGAAGCTCACATAGTCTTGGGACAGGTTTATTTGGGGATGAAGCGGTTCGAGGCTGCGGAGGCCGCGGCCCAGAGAGGGCTGCGATTGATTGTAGAGTGGGGAAGTCCATGGGATAAGAGGATGTCCTGGCAGGGATGGATAGCTTGGGGACGAGTGCTGCTGATGAAGGCCAAGGAGAATGCGTGGCCTGACAATCCTTGGGGAATTCTCAACTTGGGACTTGTCAAGTGA